One Halobacterium zhouii genomic region harbors:
- a CDS encoding Zn-ribbon domain-containing OB-fold protein: MTSDTTASFDAHRCPNDHLTYPGHTRCPECGEHQKSTIDLTERTAAVVTWTTSTATPPGVREPNHLAIVEFDVSDVAEGEHVRALGQLTTADGVDIGDEVTPVHVEELREPGAGIREPESQEWDGYRFEPV, translated from the coding sequence ATGACCAGTGACACCACCGCCAGTTTCGACGCGCACCGCTGCCCGAACGACCACCTCACGTACCCCGGTCACACGCGCTGTCCGGAGTGTGGCGAACACCAGAAGTCGACTATCGACCTGACCGAGCGGACCGCGGCCGTCGTGACGTGGACGACGTCCACGGCGACGCCGCCGGGTGTCCGCGAACCGAACCACCTCGCCATCGTGGAGTTCGACGTGTCGGACGTGGCAGAGGGCGAGCACGTCCGCGCGCTCGGCCAGCTCACGACCGCCGACGGCGTCGACATCGGCGACGAGGTGACGCCCGTCCACGTCGAGGAGTTACGGGAGCCGGGCGCCGGCATCCGCGAACCCGAGAGCCAGGAGTGGGACGGCTACCGCTTCGAACCAGTGTAG